gccccgcgtcgggctctgggctgatggctcagagcctggagcctgtttccgattctgtgtctccctctctctctgcccctcccccgttcatgctctgtctctctctgtcctaaaatatgatttcttttattggtgaggttttttgtttgtttgtttgtttgtttgtttgtttggcatcTCCTGAGATGTTGTGCCTGAGGTGAGTACCCACTCTCCTCCTGCTAGTCCTGGCCCTGGTTTCTTGGTTGTGTGCTCTGTCACCTCAGCAGGAGCTCCATAGGCAGGTTCCTCATCCAGGAGTTCCACGCCATCGTTGTGGATGAAGGACCACGTGCCCCACAATCTGGAACCCTCACCAACGAGTCCTGTTgcccatctttttttccctcgGCCTACTTCTCTGCTGGGGCCTCTCACCATTGGACATTCTTGAGGGAGTGGTGCCCACCAGTCTATGGCAGACCCTTAGCTCGGGTTGGCAATCTGTGTTCTCTTGGGACTAGAATAAGgcctctgtccccatccctgATGCTCTGGCCACCTCATGTGTGGCCTCATTCGCCCTCCAGGCAAGGAAGCACATGACAAAAGTGGACCGCTGTCCCAGAGCCCTGGCCCAGGTCTGAACATGTGGTAGATTCTTAACAAACACCTGTCCAACccagcctcctccttcccttctccatctcCCACCTTGACCCTCAAAAGCCCCTGTAATAGTGATGATGAGGAAGACAACAGCTATTGTTTTATTGAGGGCTTGCTATAGGCCAGGTGTCTTacgtatattatctcatttacatTTGACATCCCTCATGAAATAGGTACAAATATTATCgccattttacaagtgaagaaactgaggcataaaaagGTTGTCCAAGCTCAAGCAACCAAGAAGTAGCAGTATCAGGCAGAACAGGCTGTGTAATCTGTGGGCCCCCATTCAAAATGAACATCACGGCccttgttaaaaaatttaatcatTTCAGGTGGGCAACAGCAGATCATTAAAGCAAGTGTCGGGTCCCTGTGTGACTAAATAGCCATGTCCATGAAGCTGGTCCTCGTagcagaatttgaacccagagtTCTGATTCCAGAACCTACAAGACTCTGTACTTGGAGGACAGAATAGTCATCACTATGATTTACTGAGCACTCACTAAGTGCCTCGtgcaaaaccttaaaaaacaaaacaaaacaaaaaaacccctcgcagggtgcctgggtggctcagtcggtgaagcatctgacttcaggacatgatctcacactttgtagGTTCAAGTCCCATTTTGGggctgtgctgagagctcagagcctagagcccgcttcggattctgtgtctccttctctctctgcccctcccctgctcatgctctgtctctgtctctcaaaaatgaataaatgttaaaaacaaaaacaaaaactttgcaaCAACTCTGAGGTAACAAAGAGGCATTGttaactttgtttgtttgtttgtttctttgttctgaaagagagagagaggaaacacaggcaggggagaggcagagagagagaatcccaagcaggctccatgctgtcatcacggggctcaatctcatgaactgtgaaatcacgacctgagctgaaatcaagagtcagatgcttaactgatgaagccacccaggtgccctcttttttTAAGAGTGAGGAAACCAAGCTTTAGGAAAGTTTGAGTTACCCACCCAGGGCTCCCTAGAAGGggcaggatttgaacacaggacCAACTCCAGAGCCTGTGTTCAGCTATCCTACAGCCTCTCTCTCTAAGGATTACAAAGGCAGGAACTAAAACGAGGTTGAGCATGACTCAGACAATCTCTTAGGACATTCGCCCGAGGGGCCTGTCGCTGGGGGTTGAGCTGCTACATCGCTCAAGACAGAAAGCTGTCCCAGGTCTGCAGATACTTCCAGCGAGGCTTCTGCTTCCACGGAGATCAATGCAGGTAAGCAGCCCTTGTCCTCAAATAAGGAATAGGGTGGGGGACACAGGAAGGATCATCCCTTCATGGACCACGCATCTTCCCAaagcctcctctcccctctcagtTCCGACTTCTAGGCTGAGCTAGCTCTGAGCCCTGGCGGATCTAGCCGTGTCTCCTCACTCTTCTCTTTCCCACTGCAGCTATCAGCACCCTCAGCCCCCTGGCCACCTGGAATGGGGCCGGCGCCACTCGGAGCCACGTGTCACCCTGCCAAGACCCCGGCTGGGGCTGACCCGCAGGGGCTCCGAGCCCACCTACCTGCCCTCTGTGGCTGTGGGTTGGGACTGGCCGGGGGCCTGCTGGGGTATGGAGCCTGGCCTGGTGGGTTTGGCCGGCAAGGCGGAGGAGGTTGATGGCAGTTCCTGGAAGTCCCCGTCACCGTCATGTGAGTCATCAGGGGCCCTGCAGGTGGGCACAAGTGGGATCTGAGACCAGGGTTCCTGTGCTGTCTCTGAGCATGTCCTTTTTATGTCCTTTTTACCTCTTTCCCACCTCAAGATTCCCAGCTAGAGGGGAGCTTACCTCCAGCTCTGTTGTTGTCTGTGTGCTAGAAGCAGAATTTCATGGTGCCTGAGGAGTCAAACCACCTAGTCTCAAATGCCggctctgccacttagtagctgtgtggGCTCggataagtcacttaacctctctggacctccgTGTCCTCAGTGATAACAGTACCTGTCTCAGGTCTTGTGAGGGTGCAGTGAATTCATAAATGTGATGTGCTTAGCACACAGTACCTAGAACACAGAGTAAACACTAAATGTTagcagttattttttaagttattctaaTTCAGTGCTGTCCAGCTGGAACACAAGTCACCTATATAATTTAACAGCTTtagtgagatataattcacaaagTATACAATCCAATGTAATATAGTAtattcagggatgcctgggtggctcagttggttaagcgaccgactcttgatcttggctgaggtcataatcacagttcgtgggatcgagccctgcatcaggttctgcctgcttgggattctctctccctccttctctctctgccccttctctgcttgatctctctctcactctctctcaaagaaaacattttaaaaaaagaattgatataGTATATTCAGAGTTCTACAAACAttaccactatctaattttagaagattttccccaccccaaaaggaaacccatgAGCCAAccactccctctcccccactcctccctgccCCTAGAAACcaccagtctactttctgtctctatggatttgcctgttctggacacttcatataaatggaatcccaCTATATGGCCcttcgtgtctggcttctttgacttagcatCACATTTtctgggttcatccatgttgtagcatgaatcggtacttcattcctttttatggtcaaATGCTATTATTCTGTTATATgaaaatactacattttgttttattcatcagttgatggacctttgggttgttttgttttttggctattACGAATAATGTTGCTGTAAGCGTGCAcgtatacaagtttttgtgtggacgtgtgTCTCATTTCTTTGctgtatacctaggagtagaattgctgggtcgcatggtaactccatgtttaatattttcaggACGTGCCCAGCTGCTTTCTAAAGTGGTTGTAATTCACATATGCAATctacattttttcattaaaaaatttttttaatgtttattttgagagagagggagaggcagagagagagagagaggatcccaggcaggctctgtgctgtcagttcagagcctgatgcagggctcaaactcatgaagcatgagatcatgacctgagctgaaatcaagagtcagatgcttaactgactgagccacccaggtgcccctgaaatttacatttttctaggaGCCacattcaaaaagtaaaaagcaacaggtgaaatttaactttaatattatattttatttaacccaatagaTCAAAAATTATATATCCAAAATCATCCCAACATGTAATCAACATAAAAAGTTATTAATGGAATATTTTAGAATCCTTTCTGGTACTAAGCTTCAAAATCTCAGTTCAGAGTAGCTGCATTTcaggtgctcaatagccacatgtggccagcgGCTGCTGTATAGGACAGCATAGCTGTAAATGGTGTATTAGAGACCTACACTTCTGACTGGATTCCCAGTTACTTGGGGGCAAGACTTTGCGTGCCCATAGAGCTCTATGTGCAGCAGACACTCAGCAGATGTTACacgaatgagtaaatgaatgaatggatccaGTTTTCCCCAACAGCTGCTGACGACGATCACTGTTACTCCCAGGAGCCTCAGCCTAAGTCAGACCCTGTCCGGGAGCTCATGGCCCCACTtcagagcctgggcctggagCTGCAGCAggtagcgggggaggggcagtggcagAGGATGCCATGCTGGACCTCTGAGATGCCCGGGCCAGCTGGAGGAGGGCTATATGGTCCCTGGGCTGTATTGGGGATGGCAGTGTGTATgcgttgggggagggggtggacacGGATGTGCCCTGACCCTGTGTGTGGCTGCAGAGGGAGCAGGACAGTCGGGACGTCGTGTGTGGCATCTGCATGGACAAGGTGTGGGACAAGCCAGAGGCCGAGCGGATCTTCGGCATCCTACCCAACTGCACCCACGCCCACTGCCTGGGCTGCCTGCGCACCTGGCGGAAAAGCCAACAGAACTTCCCGCTGGCTGTCATCAAGTCAGTGTCAGGAggagcctgggagggagggagggagacacttCAGAGAGGTGAGGGCTTGTGACTGTTCTCCCACTCCCGCCTCGGCAGGGCCTGTCCCCAGTGCCGTGTCCATTCCAGCTACATCATCCCCCACAAATTCTGGGTGAGCGAGGGGGCTGAGAAGGAGCAACTCATCAGGAACTTCAAGGCTCGGACCAGGTGAGGCTGGCAGGGGGACCATGACCCAGGTTagggaagaggagaagacagCCTCTGCTCCATTCTGGCTCAGCCGTGGCTCCCAGCCTGGGATCCCCCAAATCCCGGAAGTTCAGAATGATAGAGAGGGCAGACGAGGATGTGAGCTATTTCCACTATTTCAGAAAGCCCAATAAATAATGATGAGTGACCGAGACAGCAGATCAAGCCTTCCAGCCTGGCTCAAGGTCAAGGTCAATGCAGGGTAACTGTTTTTCTCAGTGCAATGAGAAACCCTCCTTGGcttttacttctgatttttttttttttaagcaaggagATAAATTGATATGAATGTTGTTTGTGTAGATGATCTTTGAAAACATGGGGTCTCTGAGAAAGAGACCAAAAGGCAGCCCTTGGAGACAGGGAAAAAGTCAGTAGGTTTTCATCTCTTGTGGAGGGTGGGCATACATCCAGATCTGGAATTAACTACAATTCCACGTTCTTAATTTCACCTTCCCAAAGGGCTTATTATATGCTACATATACAGAGTCTATTTGGATAAAGGGTGGGATCAAAAAAGAAGGTCTTGTCTCTACCTACCTGTGACACATTCGACCTTGTTGAGAAGGCACCAGATTTTGCTGTGAACTATAACAGCTGACTCAACAAAGTGGGGAAAGTTCTTGGGTGAGTCTCACAGAGGAGGAAGTATTTGAGCTGTGGGTTGGAGGAGGGGGCTCCTCTGGAGGAGAAAAGTGAGAGCACTCCAGGCAGAGACAGGTCAAAGTGAGGAGATATTGGCATCTGGGGTACCAGTCGGGAGTCTTTAGAAGTTGTCTAAGACAAAGGGGAGCACCCAGGCCCAGGTAGGATAGGAGATGATGTAGATGACGGGCTTATTATATATGACAGACTTCGCACATTATAAACTCTGTGAAGTAGGGCGTCCTAAGATCCTCATGctgcagaagaagaaactgaggcatggtcTGTATGACTTAAGTGAGAAAGTGGGGTTTGAAGCCAAGCATTCTGACTCCTAGTGCATACTGGAAGGAATGGGGAAGGGGGGGTATTGAGAGGAAGCGGCCAAGTGACCATGAGGTCAGAAGGAAGATTTAACAGGCCTAATACTTTCAGCATAGGTGGTCCCAGGACTGTCACTGTCCCATGAGGGTGAAGAGAAAGAAGCTGATGGGAAATGTAGATAGGTTGCGTGTGGGGTTTTTGTAGGCTATCCAGATGGCGGGGGTTCCGACGCCAGGTTTGAGTAaataggaggaggaagaagagaaagggcatCAATTTCATTTCATTAGCTAGCAATTACCAAATCATAAGCCCACTCCTCAGAACAGGACATTGTTTTAAGTTGGTTACAGAGACACGTTTTAGGATTATCTTTTCTTGGTGGTATTGTTGAAACTTagttcaaagaaggaaaagagatgcTCAGCTAGCCCAAATGAACTTTGTGGAGACTTAGAGAAAGGCACCCCCCACCTTAAGACACTTTACTGCCATCTGCTGGAAAATAgttgtaataaatgtaaaatctacACTACGATGCCAGTGGCGACTGCGTACAAGTGGTGCCTTTGTGCTGTGTACAACCTACCCAGCCTTACGCGTCAGCCTTCGGTGCTCCTTGTTCCTGGGGCAACAGGGCTTGAAGTAATggtcttctctccttctgtcctctcATAGCCAGATCCGATGTCGGTTCTTCATGCAGGGGAATGGCCGCTGCCCCTTCAAGTCTGATTGTATTTATCTGCACCAGCTACCGGATAAAGCCCTGACCTCTGATTCTCCCTGGACTGAGAGTATGCAGCTGACCTCTGGGAGTGAGGTGGTAACAGCAGGAATGTGGGACAGGGAGGCTGCTTGCCCTGTTTACAATAAATGTCTGTGATAAATGTAAGACCTATACATGATGTCCATAAGGATAATGGTGCCTGCTTAGATGGGGCATCTTTGTGCTACGTACAACCTGCTCAACCTTATGTGTCAGCCTTGATTCTCTTGTTCCTGGGGCAATTGGGTTGAAGGTGATGggttttcattgatttctttctctaCTCCCAGGTACTGGGCCCAACAGGGTTTCAAGGGGGCACCAAGCAGGAGGACGAAGCATTCTTCATGGACTGTGCCCTGGCCATGGCCTTCTGGGGTTCAGAACTCTTACTGGATCGCAATAATTCTTACCTTGGCTTTCTGTAACCAGGATCAACATGTGGGGGatggggctgaggggcagggggtTGCTAGGTGGTAGGTCTTTTCCCTTTTGGGACTTGGTGGGGGATGAAAGTAGCAAGCCCTCCATGCCCATGAAACTAGTACTGACACAGCTAGGGAAcaggggaagaggtggggggctCTCGGGAAAGAGGAGGTGTTCACTTTCTTGCCAGGGACTTGgtttttaactttgctttttgTAGGATTctgaaagaaaaccaataaaatgcATCTAAGCCATTACTGCTAGTATCTAAAAAGTGTCTGCTCATAGCCCGGATACCCTCCCCCTAAACCAAGGGGGGTGGTTCTGCATTCATTCTGTTGCAATATCACCTGTCAGCCTCTGGAAAACTTCATTTTATGCTCATAAGAATACGagagtggaaaataaaattaataacaacttagtattataaaaatagtaatgacATCAGAATCCCATGAAAGGGTCTCCAGGATCCTCCTGGGTTGTTTAAACCACTCTCAGAACTTTCCCCTCCATTCTCCTTCCCAGTGGCTAGAATGCAGACCTTGGTGGGCATGAGCCAGAGCCACCACCAGAGGGTAAAGCTGGTAGTTGAGGATTGGCAAGTCACTGAAGGCTATTTAGCATTCCTGACCCTACCTGCTACTTGTCAGGGCCTGTCCTCCCAACAGCTGGTCATTTGAAGACTGAAAACCTCTCTTATGAAGTTAGAACAGCTAACCTGAGACAGAGGTGTCTGCACAAAACTTCTGCTAATGTGGTGTCTGCAAAGCAGTCACTATCTGAGAGATACTCCTTAGTCTTTCCCAACAGCTCCCTTgaaattattttggagagaacAAAAGTTTGGCTCCAATGAAAATCGGATCCAGCTCAAAATATTCCTATGGCTTACCATACCATTACCATGCCCACCTGGCCAGCTCAGGTGGTagaatgtgcaactcttgatctcaaggccatgagttcaagctctgcactgggtgtagagactacttaaacaAACCAAATATTCCTATGCTTACCATACTACTTAGAGTGAAAACTGAAGTCCTCTTTCTGATCTCAAGGCCTCAGAAGACCTGGCCCAGTTACCTCTCTGATCTCTTCTCTGATTACTCTCCAAGTACATTCTGCTCCAGTCATGCTtatgcctcagggcctttgcatgtgctgctCCCTCTGCATGAAATGTCTCCCCACAGATCTCTCTACCTGACTTGCTCCCTTAACTTCTTCAGGTTCATCTTGCCTGCCTACCTGTTTAAattcacctcccccacccctgcttccctgCTATATTCTTCTTGAAAGCACTCACCACAATCAAACATTCTACTGTTTACTTATTAGTTGTCTCTCCTCACTGGAGTGTCAGCAACAATgaggtgtttgttttgttccctGAAACCCCAGCCTCAGGTGCTCAGCAAAGATTGACCGAATGAATGGATGTGTGTGTGACTGCAGAAGCTGGGAGAATGGTAAACACAAACTGGAACCCAAAGTGGGTTTTGTGGGGTGCTGTGgagctcttctcccctctctaATCCTCTGTAGTGATTCCTCCTAGCCTGCTACTTCAGTAGAAGTCTGCCTCCTCCAGCAAATTTCCTTAAAACTGAAACCTTGGGAGGTGGAGCTACTCCCTGCTCCTTGTAAACAACCAGAGCAAGTGGGCTTCTTGGACTTTGTGAGGAAGTTCACAGCAAGGCCTTTGGCCATATAGTGTCGGGTTTTACTACCACCCCATTCTGAGGGATAGTTGTGCATCAAATATTTCTAGAGGACTGAAACCTTAATGATGGCGGCTGATGGCCTGTGGAAGAGGTGACATCAAGGCAGGTTGGTAAATGGTGACCAAATCCTATCGCAAAGTTTGTGATCTACACATAACATGGACAtcagataaaattaaatgatacTTGGATCCTGAAGAACAACAGgatttctggggcgcctaggtggctcagtcagttaagcgatgcacttcaggtcatgatctcatggttcgtgggttcgagtcccgcattgggggCAGCCCGaagcctcttcggattctgtgtctcccgctctctctgcccctcccttgctcccgctctgactccctcaaaaataaacattgaaaaaaaaaaaaaaaaaagaacaacagaatcCCTCACATCCACTCagcacccccacctcccgcccaACTACTTCAGGAAGTGTGGAGGA
The sequence above is a segment of the Prionailurus bengalensis isolate Pbe53 chromosome B2, Fcat_Pben_1.1_paternal_pri, whole genome shotgun sequence genome. Coding sequences within it:
- the LOC122490448 gene encoding probable E3 ubiquitin-protein ligase makorin-1 gives rise to the protein MDKVWDKPEAERIFGILPNCTHAHCLGCLRTWRKSQQNFPLAVIKACPQCRVHSSYIIPHKFWVSEGAEKEQLIRNFKARTSQIRCRFFMQGNGRCPFKSDCIYLHQLPDKALTSDSPWTESMQLTSGSEVVLGPTGFQGGTKQEDEAFFMDCALAMAFWGSELLLDRNNSYLGFL